The DNA sequence GATACTATATTGTGATTATTGATATATTAAGCAGTATTCACAATATTCTTGGTATATAGTATACCATAATTACAATTGAATTATGACATACTGTGATTAATGGTATATAAATCGTATTTATTCTATGATTATAGTTGAATGATGGTATATTGTAATTGTTGTTGAATGATGATATATTATAATTATTGGTATGTTAAAGGATATTCACAATATTGCtgaagatagattcatgtaatAATCATATATCTAAGTAAGTCTTACTTATCCTAGTGAACTAGATGAAACCCCCTAAAAAATATCACTTtaatccgagcttcatagctcccAAAATAGTAAAACAAACTCTAAGTATGAAATGTGACTTATTTAACAATAGGGCAAAAAAAAAATGGCTACTAGTGCAAATTGGCAGAAAATGGCCGGTGAACTACAAAAATAATCCTCAAAGTGGATGgtcttaaatttttgtttccGCTTGCCCATCGATAGAACTTCAAGTTAACAAGTACTGCACATCGCTTGCCCCATGAGCAATACTTTTAATTTTTGACCTTAAACTTTTGCCCGTGGAGCAAGCAAGGGTCAAAAGTTAAAGACCACCCAAAAAAGTATCATATTTCagtaaaattttttaaaaatggttGCGGGTAATTGGCAGAAAATAGCTGATGGTGCAAATTTAATTGTTGATTTTGCtagtttttgccttaaaaatcttatcCGAACATCCTAAAACTTACCCAAGCCCTCCATAACCACTCCAAATTATCCTAACAAATCTAAATACCTTATATGAatttatccaaaggctcaaaacataAAACGAAGTACtataaataaaatcaataactcAAATCAACCAAAGAATCCttaaagttttaatttttatGCAGTAGTGCCGAAATACACCCGAACCCTCGAGTCTTAGTCTGAACATccgtataagtccaaaatcatcatacgaacttgttaaGCTTCAAACCGAGATCTAAGCACATTAACACAAGTTGTTGACTTTGTTCACCTTCATGAACTTAAGACTTCAAGTTAGAAATCAAGTGTTCCAAAATACCTCCAAATACTTGGGGACCGAACCATTCATACCCGTAAGTCACAAATATTTAACTGAACCTACAAAAAGTCTCATATCACAAAATAATATGCggaactcaaaataatcggttgTGTTGTTACATAATTTAACaaattatatataatatatatatatatatatatatatatatatatatatacacacacacacatacatacataaaTCCTTTCCCCTATATATGCAGTGTAATCTTCCGAGAAAAAAGATTCAACTGAACTCTCTTCATCCTACATCACTTTGCAATCGATTATAATCTTTGCATTACCAACATCTTTATTATTAATCTCTTAGGGCTCATTTGATACGACAGATAAGAGATAATTAATTGCGAGATTAAATTTGAGACGAGTTTGTCCCATGTTTGATTGGGATAAAATCACAATATAACTGATTTTGCGATTAGTTACCCCAGGTTGTAGTATTATTTTTTTCCCTTATGGAAGGGTGAGATTACTATCAGGATAACTAATCCTGGGATAATAAATCATGGGATAACTTATTTCCTAACCAAACGATCTATTAAAGGATAAAAATAATTATCCCGGAATAGTTATCCCACCCTCTTATagggataaaaataacaatataatttTGGAATAATTAATCTCAGAATTAATTATACCGTGACTTTATCTCAATTAAATATGGGACAAACTCATATAAAATTTAATCTTGAGATTTATTATTCCTTATCACTCGTACCAAACGAATCCTTAATCTTAGCTTGACTGTGCACCAAACGATTCCTAACAAATTTAATATGAGTTTTTTTTAACCTCCAAATCCCCTTTCCTAGTCCTGGAGGGCAAAAAATCTTTAGAAAAATCCCCAACAAAATCTAGGTTTGCCTTTCTCCTCAGTCCTCTTCATCTTATCCTCTGTCCCTCCTCTAAACCCTTCTACTCGAAACCCTTCCTTAGAGAGGCATAGAGAAATGTCCTGTGCAATCAAGCCAATAATAAAGCCTTCATCCATGGCAACTAACAGTTGCCTCATTTCTCTTCCTCCCCTCTTTGCCACCACcacaaaatccaaatctttttccTACCCACATCTTTCAAACACATTAAAACCCATTAAACTCCTCCACCTTTCTTGCTCTTATTCTCCTTCATCACTTCCCTTTATCTTATCCCtcaaaaagaaaacatcagttTCTGCACTGCAAGAAGAAGAAAACACCCTTATACTTGACGGCCAAGAACAGGAATCTGGAGACTTGTTTAACTTTGAAGCTAGTGGTGAAGAAACAGAAGAAGAAGGGTTTGTAGAGGCAGTTGAAGATGCTGGGGAGAGTGATGAGGTTGAAgcagaagaggaggaggaggagtttcAAGAACCACCTGAAGATGCTAAGTTGTTTGTTGGGAATTTACCTTATGATGTAGACAGTGAAGGGCTGGCTCGGCTTTTTGAGCAGGCTGGTGTTGTTGAGATTGCTGAGGTAACTATTGAGACAATTTCACTGAAAAgtttgaattttatttatttatttcagaggtTCTTGTtccatatgttggaaaaacaaAGGGGAAATTGACAGTAggagaaaattatttattttatgagGAGATACATGTAGAGCTTGAGTCGTGTAGACACTGTCTTAAGAAACTATTCCAACATTCTAAGAGTTTCCTCAGCATTAAAAATTTAAGCAAGCAAACCAGCAAGTCAATATTGAGCTGATGTTTTGTTTTTACAGGTTATTTACAATAGGGACACTGATCAAAGTCGTGGATTTGGGTTTGTGACAATGAGTACGGTGGAAGAAGCTGAGAAAGCTGTGGAAATGTACAATCGTTATGTGAGTTTACGTTATCCCTTTTTTGTACCAAATCTTTGTGTGAGAAGCTTATTCTTGCATGCCGCATGCTAATGTGTTTATTTGGGAAAATAATATGGAGAAAGAAGAATTATACAGAGATAACAGTTAGATGGGATTTGAATATGATGTTTACTGTTTTGTATGGCTTTGAGCTGTTTCTTGTGAAGAGACCTGTATAACAATTCAGTCATTTCGTGGTTACAATAGATGAAACATAAAAACATGGGACGCAAGTCCATTGCTTATTTAATGGTCCTCATGGAAAGAAAGAAATGTGAGGGGTGGTGAATTTAGGAGCTTATTGCTTGCATGATTTGTTCTTCCGGTGTATGCGATAAAATGTGAAGGATTTATACATTCGTGTGTATCTATATATTGcttaattaaaaatttgaatagATTCTCGTGAAAATTCGATATATGAAGCACAAATACTTTGATATGTTTCCAGACTACTTCAGTAGCTTTttgatttttcattttttgcTATGAGTAGGATGTCAATGGAAGACTCTTGACAGTCAACAAAGCTGCTCGTAGAGGAGAGCGACCTGAGCGTCCGCCTCGGACATTTGAACAGTCTTACAGGATCTACGTCGGCAATATCCCATGGGGCATTGATGATGCACGCCTTGAGCAACTGTTCAGTGAACATGGTAAAGTAGTAAGTGCTCGGGTAGTTTATGACAGAGAAACTGGCCGGTCGCGAGGTTTTGGTTTTGTTACGATGGCAAGTGAAACTGAAATGAGTGATGCAATTGCTAACCTTGATGGACAGGTAATACTTTCTCACACACAATCAAAGTCATGCTCATTTGTTAATTTATATTGTCTTTGAAGAGTTAGCCAGAAGAGGAAGCGTGTCAATTCTCTCAATCGCCTTTCATATTTTCCATTGTCTAAATTTTCACTTTTCTTTTTCGGCAGATCAGTTTTCTAATTAAGCTATTTTATTTGGGTTTCTTTGATAAAATCCAAACTGAATGCTGGAAACTAAAGGCAAAATTACGATAGTGCGAAATTGCAACAGCTATATTATAGAGTATAATTATTCTTTTCACAACGATAAGCAAGTCGACATTAAAGATTGTTGTTTCTTTTACCTATAGTTTGTTCATCATACTTGTTCACTCAAAAAAACCCTTTTTCATCATTACCCGAGTTCTTACTGCACTGATTTAATTATGGCATTAGCAATGCATGTGTGATGTTAAATGTTTTCCAATATAATAGAGTAAGTGCATGAGTTGTTGGAGAGTCAGATAAGCTAATTTTTCGAATAAGGTATTGTTGTTTATTCAACTGTGTTTATACGTTAGAGCCTAGAGGTACATTACAATGATATTTAATTGGTACATAAAAGATGAATTTATTCAGTGGTAAGAAACATGTGAAGCTTAGAATATCCGACACTATGAAATATTATTGTTATTCTGAAGGTCATCTGACATCTACAGCCTAAATCAGATTTAATCCATTACTTCTTTATCTCTTAATACAGTTAAACAGTTGAGATATATTTGTTTGACAGTGTTTCTTGAAGCTAACAattctctctactgctggtataTTACAGAGTTTGGATGGGAGGACAATCAGGGTAAATGTTGCTGAAGATAGATCCAGGCGCAACATGTTTTGATTTGATCAAAGGTTCATTTGTTCTATAATCATAGCGGTCACAATTCTGCAGCTATGAGTgttttttcctatttattttttttttccggaATTTTGGTTAGGCGTTTCCATTTTAGCACTTGCTTGTAAGCTTTGAATTCCAAGTTTTGAACCCTAAATTGGCAATTGCTTATATATAGATAATGCGtctactattttttttctttctttgttttgcTTTCTGGGAACTTCAAATTGGTGGATAAAGGTTTGTGGGTGGACAATATTCTTGTTCCACTGATATGTTAATTTGCCTTTACTTTTAAGCCGTGGTGTTCTCCAGTTGCTAGATTAAACCAGTAAACATAGACTATATTGGTGCTCTTCTATTCAACTTCACCAGAGCTTTTTCTTTTTTAGTATTCGCTGGCtgctaaaatattttttttcgcaTAATGGTGGTGTccatcagtgttttaaaaggcggagCGTTTTACCTAATACAATTACAGGCCGACAGATCTTTActttttgaaatttataaattaataataaagcactataacaaaaataaaatataaaagatatATTAAAAGTTCAagaaaactaatttttttttaaagaaactcatacaaaataaaatatctaGCATGTTTTACAAGTTTAAATAATGCAATATTGTTAAATTTACTATGAAATATAAATTAACTACAACGTCTTAACTTTCAAgcaattaaaaattataatttcttaaaaaatattatcaaattGCATATTTTACCTCTTTAAAAACtcaataaattttatcaacactgtaatttaaaatattactccttcatgagtaaatataaagttatttttaaatagtaaaataataaatgcaTGATAATTTGAAGAGACATAGAACTAAGACATGAAGATATATCAAGTAAATATATAAATTTGGGTTATCTATTTTCAaaagaaatattcaaatgatatTCACCCTCTCGATGTTCTCAATTAGTAAATATACAATATTATGGTTCGTTATTTGAGTTGTTCACAATTTTCATATTCCTatagataaaaaaatatttaataatttatttgttAAAGAATATTGAGAGTCAACAATGCTAATTAGTGAATTTAACACATGATTTGCATAAGAACTGTTACGCGAGTCCCGAGCTTTGAGCGTTAGGCGTGTTTAGGGCGCACAGTCGGGCGCTTGGGGGCGTAAACCTCACAGAACTAAGTCTCACATATGAGTCTCAAGGCGTTTTGATACTGCCCCGCTCCGGGGCGAGCCCCGAGGCGAGTCCCATAAAAGCCTTTTAAAGGGGCGAGTCTCAGAaaagccttttaaaacactggtgtCCCCATTAGCTTGAATACAATTTTGACTATTACACTAAGTACCTACTGTCTTCCACTAGTACATGTACGATACGATAACTCTATTCACCAGAACTTACGCAAATCGAAAGAAATTATCTggcaatttttttttgtttctgtTGGGATTTGAACTCTAATTCCATTATGGTCTTCATCTCACTTCATTGTCCGACTGTTAAGTAACACCTTTGTGTACCTATGTTGCCCGGATGATAGCATATCCTTCCCTGCATCTTCAAGCGAAGTTACAAAAGTCCCACATTTGCATATATCTTCTGTTAAGCAGTCTCTATCTCATTTCAGTATAATCTTAGAGCACATCTCATCTTCCACAATTTCCAAGGCATGATGAAGATAATCTTGCTGCAGTGCATAGTTTCAGGTTTAGCAACCAACTTTATATCCAAAAGCACTTGAAATCCAGCTCAAGAGATTGAACTCCCAGATCGGCTAATCTCAAATATTTCGCACTTCCATTTTAGGTTCCTTGGGCAGCAACATATTGAAGGGAAGTTCCTGAAATGTTCCCTTGTATTTTTATGTTTTCATTTTCATGCCAAGTAACCAAGGGGCTTTTCGATTCAACATCACCATATGAAATATTGTATGCACAAGACTGTCTTAGTATGAGAAATCTAAATAGAAACTAAAACAGCATCATTTCATACATTGATTCATCATTCTAATTTCTAAGGGTTCGCAGAGCTGTACAAAAGAAAGCAGAAAAAAGAAGAATTAGTTATACACAGTAAACTATGACTATTACCATCACATGCGAACAGCTGAATTTACAGGCCCTCTAACTGTGAATCCCGACTAGTGAGAGGAACATAACGGACAGAAGTCTCACTTCGACTGCTGATCGAACCATCTGAATTCTTGTCTATAACCTGTAGGTGTTGAAAAAAAGTTCCCACTGGAATCACCATCCTTCCTCCAGGCTTCAACTGATCTATGAGATCTTGAGGAATATCACCCGCTGCTGCTCCGATGTGAATAGCATCGTAGGGTGCATGCTCTGACCAACCCTTCCTCCCATCTGTTATAATACACATAAATCCCATCAACTTATCCAGGGAAAATAGTCAAAGTAGAAACTAAGAAATAACGTTAAGAAACATCTAAAATTTCTTAGAACttatatatgttttttttttaatagttCGGAATGTCTTTTATGTTTTGTTATGATCAGTACATGTAAGAATAAATATTGACTATTGACAGTTCTTTAGTTGTGATCCATAAAGAGAGACAACATTCTTTAGACTTGGTTTAAGTTGTAGTATATTTCTCAATTCTTACGCTTCCTGCTGGAAATACAAAGCTATAAACCATACCACCAACATGCAGTGAGAGGGAGCCGTCTTTCAGTAAGGGA is a window from the Nicotiana tomentosiformis chromosome 10, ASM39032v3, whole genome shotgun sequence genome containing:
- the LOC104089330 gene encoding 31 kDa ribonucleoprotein, chloroplastic, coding for MSCAIKPIIKPSSMATNSCLISLPPLFATTTKSKSFSYPHLSNTLKPIKLLHLSCSYSPSSLPFILSLKKKTSVSALQEEENTLILDGQEQESGDLFNFEASGEETEEEGFVEAVEDAGESDEVEAEEEEEEFQEPPEDAKLFVGNLPYDVDSEGLARLFEQAGVVEIAEVIYNRDTDQSRGFGFVTMSTVEEAEKAVEMYNRYDVNGRLLTVNKAARRGERPERPPRTFEQSYRIYVGNIPWGIDDARLEQLFSEHGKVVSARVVYDRETGRSRGFGFVTMASETEMSDAIANLDGQSLDGRTIRVNVAEDRSRRNMF